The Rhinolophus ferrumequinum isolate MPI-CBG mRhiFer1 chromosome 19, mRhiFer1_v1.p, whole genome shotgun sequence genome has a segment encoding these proteins:
- the LOC117038673 gene encoding 60S ribosomal protein L29-like, with translation MRSGPSGNSPDTHSIWELQFSIQTWSKNHTTHNQSQKWHRNTIKKPQSQKYESLKGVDTKFLRNMRFAKKHNKKGLKKMQANNAKAMSSWAESIKALVKPKEVKPKIPKGGSYKFSRLAYITYTKLGKCAHACITKDLRLC, from the coding sequence GTATTTGGGAACTGCAGTTTTCAATACAGACATGGTCCAAGAACCACACCACTCACAACCAGTCCCAAAAATGGCACAGAAACACCATCAAGAAACCCCAATCACAAAAATATGAATCTCTTAAGGGAGTGGATACCAAGTTCCTGAGGAATATGCGCTTTGCCAAGAAGCACAACAAGAAGGGCCTGAAGAAGATGCAAGCCAACAATGCTAAGGCCATGAGTTCATGGGCTGAGTCTATCAAAGCCCTTGTAAAGCCCAAGGAGGTCAAGCCCAAGATCCCAAAGGGTGGCAGCTACAAATTCAGTCGACTTGCCTACATCACCTACACCAAGCTTGGAAAATGTGCTCATGCCTGCATCACCAAGGATCTCAGGCTCTGCTAG